Proteins from a single region of Chryseobacterium sp. W4I1:
- a CDS encoding glycoside hydrolase family 43 protein, which produces MKQNTMDLIFFRNKTHVLAAAALLSVTTISAQTFSDFNYHGNDKIYNDNPLKPDEFYSPVLQGCYPDPSITKKGEDYYLVNSSFSMFPGVPIFTSKDLVNWKQVGHVLDRPSQLKVEKGGVSQGIYAPDIKYNKHNDTFYMITTQIAGGIGNMVVKTKDPAKGWSEVQKLNFDGIDPAIFFDDDGKAYIVHNDAPPKGTEQYNGHRVIKMWDYDLEKDQVVAGSDRIIVNGGVDLSQKPIWIEGPHLYKYKGKYYLMCAEGGTGGNHSEVIFMADSPKGPFVPAKNNPILTQRYFPRDRKEKVDWAGHADLVEGPNGQWYGVFLAIRPNVNNRVTKGRETFILPVDWSGTYPVFQNGLVPMKPKLKMPQGVQNQTGQNGFFPNGNFTYNDKLTDKNLDFRWIAMRGPRENFITATKNGVKVNPMETNIKSLAPVSALFHRLQHEDFETSVTLDFKPKSEKELAGITSYQSEKFNYVFGITKKDKDFYIVLERTEKGESKLIASEKISLSRPVKLQVVADKDEHSFNYSLDGKNYKNLGGPVSGDILSTDVAGGFTGSLIGLYSTSSNDIIPE; this is translated from the coding sequence ATGAAACAGAATACAATGGACTTAATCTTTTTCAGGAATAAAACCCACGTCCTTGCGGCAGCGGCTTTGCTTTCAGTAACTACTATTTCTGCACAGACTTTTTCAGATTTCAACTACCATGGAAACGATAAAATATATAATGACAACCCTCTTAAGCCGGACGAATTTTATTCCCCGGTTTTACAGGGCTGTTATCCTGACCCAAGCATCACCAAAAAAGGCGAAGATTATTACTTGGTAAACTCTTCTTTTTCAATGTTTCCGGGCGTTCCGATTTTCACTTCCAAAGATTTGGTCAATTGGAAACAGGTTGGGCACGTTCTCGACAGACCTTCTCAGCTTAAGGTGGAAAAAGGAGGTGTTTCACAGGGAATTTATGCTCCCGATATAAAATACAATAAGCACAACGATACTTTTTATATGATCACGACCCAGATTGCAGGTGGTATTGGAAATATGGTCGTAAAAACAAAAGATCCGGCGAAAGGATGGAGTGAAGTTCAGAAACTGAATTTTGATGGTATTGATCCTGCTATTTTCTTTGATGATGATGGAAAAGCTTACATTGTTCATAACGATGCGCCACCAAAAGGGACCGAACAATACAACGGTCACCGTGTTATTAAAATGTGGGATTACGATCTGGAAAAAGATCAGGTTGTCGCAGGTTCAGACAGAATTATCGTAAACGGTGGAGTCGATCTTTCCCAAAAACCCATTTGGATTGAAGGTCCGCATTTGTACAAATACAAAGGGAAGTATTACCTGATGTGTGCAGAAGGCGGAACCGGAGGCAACCATAGCGAAGTGATTTTTATGGCAGATTCTCCGAAAGGACCGTTTGTTCCCGCTAAAAATAATCCAATTCTTACGCAAAGATATTTTCCGAGAGACAGAAAGGAAAAAGTGGATTGGGCAGGTCACGCAGATTTGGTAGAAGGTCCGAACGGACAATGGTATGGCGTGTTTTTAGCAATTCGTCCGAATGTAAACAACCGTGTTACCAAAGGCCGTGAAACTTTTATTCTTCCTGTAGACTGGAGCGGAACGTATCCTGTGTTCCAAAATGGCTTGGTTCCGATGAAACCAAAATTGAAAATGCCACAAGGCGTTCAGAATCAAACCGGGCAAAACGGATTTTTTCCGAACGGAAACTTTACCTATAACGATAAATTAACGGATAAAAATCTTGATTTCCGATGGATTGCAATGCGCGGACCGCGTGAGAATTTCATTACTGCCACGAAAAATGGCGTAAAAGTAAATCCTATGGAGACTAATATCAAATCGTTGGCTCCGGTTTCAGCATTATTCCACAGATTGCAGCACGAAGATTTTGAAACGTCGGTAACACTTGACTTCAAACCTAAATCCGAAAAAGAGCTGGCAGGGATTACCTCTTATCAAAGTGAAAAATTCAATTACGTTTTCGGAATCACAAAAAAAGATAAAGATTTCTACATCGTACTGGAAAGAACTGAAAAAGGAGAATCAAAGCTGATCGCCAGTGAAAAGATTTCATTATCAAGACCTGTTAAATTGCAGGTTGTTGCTGATAAAGATGAGCATAGCTTCAATTATTCGCTGGATGGTAAGAACTATAAAAATCTTGGAGGCCCTGTTTCAGGAGATATCCTTTCTACTGATGTAGCAGGAGGTTTTACAGGAAGTCTGATTGGTCTGTACAGTACCTCTTCCAATGACATTATACCAGAATAG
- a CDS encoding glycoside hydrolase 43 family protein yields MKIKKSYIVSLLGFIGLNLLSAQVNPALKKQVTEFTNPVIWADAPDLSITRNGNDFYLISTTMHLMPGAPVMHSRDLVNWEMSGYVFDTLNDNSKYDLLNGTVYGRGQWASSIRYHKGKYYVLFSPNDEPFRSYFYVTDNPEKGKWKLITRARHFHDASLFFDDDDRIYVFTSNKVFELSSDFKEVTGNSDGTEVFQKDTSETGLLEGNQVIKRNGKYYIMMISWPKNGKRRQVVYRADKVTGPYEKKVVLEDNFLGFSYAGQGALIDDKNGNWYSLIFQDRNGVGRVPLLLPVQWENDWPVLGDDGKVPLKGEIPLPPFKAKNHLVESDEFSDKKMKIQWQWNHNPVNEAWSLSERKGFLRLKTSRVVDNLYAAPNTLTQRMEGPISSAVVAMDLKGMKDGDVIGFSAFNGDSGILSIVKEGNEKFIVFSTNEVSLDNKTKAITEVKKEEKKRIPLNSDKVFLRIDANFNLGKDLADFYYSTDQKNWTAMAKDYKMIFDYRRFFMGSKFAVFNYATKNTGGFVDVDFFRVNEAGK; encoded by the coding sequence TTGAAAATCAAAAAATCTTATATAGTTTCTTTATTGGGGTTTATCGGGCTGAATCTTCTTTCAGCCCAGGTAAATCCAGCCTTGAAGAAGCAGGTAACAGAGTTTACCAACCCCGTTATTTGGGCAGATGCCCCGGATTTATCCATTACCAGAAATGGAAATGATTTCTATCTGATCAGTACCACTATGCATTTAATGCCCGGAGCACCGGTAATGCATTCAAGAGATCTGGTTAATTGGGAAATGTCCGGATATGTTTTTGATACGCTGAATGATAATTCAAAATATGATCTATTGAACGGAACCGTTTACGGCAGAGGACAATGGGCTTCTTCAATCCGCTATCACAAAGGAAAATACTATGTTTTGTTTTCTCCGAATGATGAACCTTTCAGATCTTATTTCTATGTGACCGACAATCCTGAAAAAGGAAAATGGAAGCTCATCACGAGAGCACGCCATTTCCACGATGCCTCATTGTTTTTTGATGATGATGACAGGATCTACGTTTTCACTTCCAACAAAGTTTTTGAACTGAGTTCTGATTTTAAAGAAGTGACTGGAAACTCAGATGGAACTGAAGTATTTCAGAAAGACACTTCGGAAACAGGACTTCTGGAAGGAAATCAGGTCATTAAAAGAAACGGAAAATATTATATAATGATGATATCCTGGCCCAAAAACGGGAAACGCCGCCAGGTAGTTTACAGAGCCGATAAAGTGACAGGCCCTTACGAGAAAAAAGTAGTGTTGGAAGACAATTTTTTAGGATTTTCTTATGCAGGTCAGGGCGCTTTGATAGATGATAAAAATGGGAACTGGTATTCCCTTATTTTCCAGGACAGAAACGGAGTGGGACGTGTTCCGCTGCTGCTTCCCGTACAATGGGAAAACGATTGGCCGGTATTGGGAGATGATGGAAAAGTTCCTCTGAAAGGAGAAATTCCTCTTCCGCCATTTAAAGCTAAAAATCATTTGGTGGAAAGCGATGAGTTCTCTGATAAAAAAATGAAAATCCAGTGGCAGTGGAATCATAATCCGGTGAATGAAGCGTGGTCTTTATCCGAAAGAAAAGGATTTCTCAGACTGAAGACCAGCAGAGTGGTAGACAATCTATATGCTGCACCCAATACGCTGACTCAGAGAATGGAAGGCCCGATCTCTTCAGCAGTTGTTGCAATGGATCTCAAAGGAATGAAAGACGGAGATGTTATCGGTTTCAGCGCTTTCAACGGTGATTCCGGGATCTTGTCAATAGTGAAAGAAGGTAATGAAAAATTCATTGTTTTTTCAACCAATGAAGTGAGTCTGGATAACAAAACAAAAGCCATTACAGAGGTTAAAAAAGAAGAGAAAAAACGGATTCCTCTCAATTCGGATAAGGTTTTTCTTCGTATCGATGCCAATTTTAACCTCGGGAAAGATCTTGCAGACTTTTATTACAGCACCGATCAGAAAAACTGGACAGCAATGGCAAAAGACTATAAAATGATCTTTGATTACCGTAGATTTTTTATGGGATCAAAGTTTGCGGTTTTTAATTATGCCACTAAAAATACCGGAGGTTTTGTAGATGTGGATTTTTTCAGAGTCAATGAAGCTGGAAAATAG
- a CDS encoding esterase family protein, with product MNKSVVLALGFMLSGFFVSAQVLEKKRPQDFDTEKKEIPHGKIDTIQYSSTTVGTTRKALVYTPPGFKKGIKYPVLYLLHGIGGDEKEWFRNGAPHIILDNLYSKGKLSPMIVVLPNGRAMKDDRATGDIMAKDKVKAFATFEKDLLNDLIPFIEKKYPVKKDRNDRAIAGLSMGGGQTLNFGLGNIDRFAWVGAFSAAPNTKEAQQLLPDPSKAKELNLLWISCGDQDRLMPFSKRTSDYLTENKVPHIFYVEPGAHDFKVWKNDLYLFSQLLFKPVNQEDVNLILNAE from the coding sequence ATGAATAAATCAGTTGTATTGGCATTAGGTTTCATGCTGTCAGGATTTTTTGTTTCTGCACAGGTTTTGGAGAAAAAACGACCACAGGATTTTGACACAGAGAAAAAAGAAATTCCGCACGGAAAAATTGACACGATACAGTATTCTTCGACAACGGTTGGGACTACACGCAAAGCGTTGGTTTATACTCCTCCCGGATTTAAAAAAGGAATTAAATACCCTGTTTTATATCTGCTTCACGGTATTGGCGGGGATGAAAAAGAATGGTTCAGAAACGGAGCTCCCCATATTATTTTAGATAATCTGTATTCCAAAGGAAAACTGAGTCCAATGATCGTTGTATTGCCCAACGGGCGGGCAATGAAAGATGACAGAGCTACAGGAGATATCATGGCAAAAGATAAAGTGAAGGCTTTTGCAACCTTTGAAAAAGACCTGCTGAATGATCTGATTCCATTTATTGAAAAAAAATATCCGGTTAAAAAAGATAGAAATGACAGAGCCATTGCCGGGCTTTCCATGGGAGGCGGGCAGACCCTGAATTTTGGGTTGGGAAATATCGATAGGTTCGCATGGGTAGGTGCCTTTTCCGCCGCTCCCAATACCAAAGAGGCTCAACAGCTTCTCCCGGATCCTTCCAAAGCTAAAGAATTAAACCTTCTCTGGATCTCATGCGGAGATCAGGACAGACTAATGCCTTTCAGCAAAAGAACAAGCGACTATCTTACAGAAAATAAAGTTCCTCATATTTTTTATGTAGAACCGGGTGCTCATGATTTCAAAGTCTGGAAAAATGATCTGTATCTGTTCTCGCAACTGCTTTTCAAACCTGTAAACCAGGAAGATGTTAACCTTATTCTGAATGCAGAATAA
- a CDS encoding glycoside hydrolase family 43 protein, with the protein MNIRKIHISLIALIGFFSIGFSQNPIIQTSYTADPAPMVYNDRLYVYTTHDEDDSTWFTMNDWKVYSTNDMVNWTDHGTVLSYKDFDWAKRDAWAAQCIERNGKFFIYVPMWSKTNNKGAIGVAVGDSPFGPFHDPLGKPLVQSEWGDIDPTVFIDDDGQAHMYWGNPKLKYVKLNEDMISYSGNIVEVPMTEESFGKRDGKPNQERPTKYEEGPWLYKRKNLYYLFWPGGPLPEFLGYSTGKTPQGPWKYGGIVMPAEGKSFTNHPGVIDFRGKTYFFYHNGALPGGSGFTRSVSLEELTFNKDGSISPFKMTSGITKAIATVNPYSFNQAEMMAWSENVKSYQNKEAGVFIKAKKNGAYTSVKNVDFGKKGPNSFSTRVGTTHNSDVTMTIHLDAVNGPVAATVKVPLTGGDDRWEMVKVQIAEKITGIHDLYFVFNGKASTDIMYFDYWTFLENNEL; encoded by the coding sequence ATGAATATCCGTAAAATACATATCAGTTTAATTGCACTTATAGGATTTTTCTCAATAGGGTTTTCCCAGAATCCTATCATCCAGACCAGTTATACTGCTGATCCTGCCCCAATGGTGTATAATGACAGGTTATATGTTTATACCACCCATGACGAAGATGATTCTACGTGGTTTACCATGAACGACTGGAAAGTATATTCCACCAATGATATGGTGAACTGGACAGATCATGGAACAGTTCTTTCCTATAAAGATTTCGATTGGGCAAAACGTGACGCCTGGGCCGCCCAATGTATAGAAAGGAATGGAAAGTTTTTTATATATGTTCCGATGTGGTCAAAAACCAACAATAAGGGCGCTATCGGTGTTGCTGTGGGTGACAGTCCGTTTGGCCCTTTCCATGATCCATTAGGAAAACCACTGGTACAAAGTGAATGGGGTGATATCGATCCTACGGTTTTTATTGACGATGACGGACAGGCCCATATGTACTGGGGAAACCCTAAGCTTAAATATGTAAAACTGAATGAAGATATGATTTCCTATTCCGGGAATATTGTAGAAGTTCCAATGACTGAAGAATCATTTGGTAAAAGAGATGGAAAACCCAATCAGGAAAGACCCACAAAATACGAAGAAGGGCCATGGCTGTACAAAAGAAAAAATCTGTATTATCTTTTTTGGCCGGGCGGTCCGCTTCCTGAATTCCTAGGGTATTCTACAGGAAAAACGCCACAGGGACCCTGGAAATATGGAGGAATTGTGATGCCTGCTGAAGGAAAATCATTCACCAATCATCCCGGTGTCATTGATTTTCGCGGAAAAACTTACTTCTTTTATCACAATGGTGCATTGCCGGGCGGAAGCGGGTTTACAAGATCCGTAAGTCTGGAAGAGCTTACATTCAATAAAGACGGCTCTATTTCACCATTTAAAATGACCAGCGGAATTACAAAAGCTATTGCAACCGTTAATCCTTACTCATTCAATCAGGCAGAAATGATGGCATGGTCAGAAAATGTTAAATCTTATCAGAATAAAGAGGCTGGTGTTTTTATCAAAGCAAAGAAAAATGGCGCTTATACCAGTGTGAAGAATGTGGATTTTGGTAAAAAAGGCCCCAACTCGTTTTCCACAAGAGTAGGAACCACCCATAACAGTGACGTAACAATGACCATTCATTTGGACGCTGTTAACGGTCCGGTTGCCGCAACGGTAAAGGTTCCGCTGACCGGTGGAGATGACCGTTGGGAAATGGTAAAAGTACAGATTGCTGAAAAAATTACCGGTATTCATGACCTGTATTTTGTATTCAATGGAAAAGCCTCAACTGATATTATGTATTTCGACTACTGGACGTTTCTTGAAAATAATGAGTTATGA